In Ciconia boyciana chromosome 16, ASM3463844v1, whole genome shotgun sequence, one genomic interval encodes:
- the LOC140660605 gene encoding sterile alpha motif domain-containing protein 9-like, giving the protein MDYSTLPVNKWDENHVQCWLESTGIKKEYVEKLYAEEVTGPALMELDDSFLKGIGMKGGQIHMLIRKRNELLQLQENAQQAKHSSSKKSGRTDAQTDPVRPRNTPAQKTSSGDSCDPVDKMSRNNTASTSGKRQRRSNTSQLKNTDEILELSNCRPFRSQNTDFKYVKDRVLDPESGVSGLITPCHEYKSFATAAELNKNQLQSKFACEVIRFASACMNIRTNGTIHFGIMDSVEDKGWKHGQIIGIKVKEREYYVDALDYIEKCFCENVQEIARKCIHPPVFVEVISKDSQEQRFVVEVDIEPTSSLVKNRLFEVYLPKYNEGSQKVILTKDRALYQRLGAKSEPVKHNDLATFIQGLQDRDAQREKAELSSTEVHTEISQNLGRKLSILLNDGKSYMDDSLRYILVTNRCEKDNLNYINFLMQLNIFCVFDFDEDSNVSGLYNKYKEHHATRSYFLQDFSNESKTGNPPSQKHLCLFDQTSWIFCNGRSDFLGDEKPCDENTWIRTKKKYLKKAITCICDEILPKRSFIVLFLLLSPVQKPLVDTFQEFYTEMNGTEYIVCIAESRENYRKWANLAQASCSIETLEQCSIVGMKLSHVDATIQTMLPSTAQPRHLPVSTRGLCTFPSLEEEKLFSLEILCVDQCDDIKLDLLTEKQIQEIEQNFYRGRKIIWENFWLADKRRCGEIIEREACTDASKLLDDILRGGGLNYSVAKLKIFHHPGSGGSTIARQVLWKRRKDLRCAVIKTSYSPATVCEHALAFRDYEEKEISLCLPVLLLIEDYDEDYLEELRNELMDAVATRKINSPRPYFILMCCRRSNDPERLCRASPLDTVAVTHKLTDSEKSLFRTKLEKLKQKDVKPEFILTFVLMCEEFNETYVRDFVGHILQDIDRSSRDTCLMRYVALLNFYVPNSYVSLSHCEAFLGLGVYTERKSRAYGFKSHLSEQARMIFIELRESTTYISSVQIIHCLVAKEILHQLSGNEPQSQLAMTLLQEKTLFENRFGRDEFIKFIRDLFIRRDKRSRGDNTDTLFSPFIEHVCKAEDCEKAIAVLKAAYELLGKDPFFAQQLARLHYNNEKFKDAEYWAGVAKFHLPNDSYILDTEGQVYRKWFSFTVDKMTQEDTPESIIQKIEIALKAMKCFRAAQQAAKAERDSMNNAGYFGEVEVGCRLLRFLSTVDVFHRSPEGEYSELVKYLITDYIPKDIEKTWGRLHSRLKGLRQNLYNALEWISEDLSYFQTDKNHEKEEEDEKDEKEEQIYNPRKWLKRQSEVYAKFFISTSLIEDSNGGLESQLIRRMNIYKSGGGSVTNILSFLTDKKENRSAEKLENILSFYTENPLRDRLEDNDLINYILCHITLACLAPGSAKLLPAQTLRELSVRFFKGKRPFPASAHFLLTLLYWPDEALDKEPNPDKDEILNLALQTLKRLYDIKMKDVPTRKKRIYTHFFLGKGYGLGKIVHKTKIDKLISGSLDERRMKWLHGTVWNIAKIRDILKRVSGWTKDRNLFIRGHVKAFPILPLHRDSVPPGNENVTFYLGFSFNGLVAFNIEVENNPTVSRIQGI; this is encoded by the exons ATGG ATTACAGCACATTACCTGTGAATAAATGGGATGAAAACCATGTCCAATGTTGGCTAGAATCTACTGGAATCAAGAAAGAGTATGTAGAAAAACTATATGCGGAAGAAGTGACAGGTCCAGCGCTAATGGAACTGGATGACTCTTTCCTCAAAGGCATAGGTATGAAGGGAGGCCAAATCCACATGTTAATCCGCAAGAGAAACGAACTTCTGCAGCTACAGGAAAATGCACAGCAAGCCAAGCATTCCAGCAGCAAAAAGTCTGGCAGAACTGATGCGCAAACAGATCCAGTAAGACCCAGAAACACTCCTGCTCAAAAAACTTCAAGTGGAGACAGCTGTGATCCAGTAGATAAAATGAGCAGAAACAACACAGCTTCTACTTCTGGCAAGAGGCAAAGGAGAAGTAACACCTCCCAACttaaaaatactgatgaaaTTTTAGAGCTCAGCAACTGTCGACCATTTAGAAGTCAGAATACTGATTTCAAATATGTGAAAGACAGAGTTCTTGATCCAGAATCAGGAGTCAGTGGTTTAATCACTCCTTGCCATGAATACAAATCTTTTGCCACTGCTGCAGAACTGAACAAAAATCAACTGCAATCAAAATTTGCCTGCGAAGTGATACGATTTGCTTCAGCCTGCATGAACATTCGAACAAATGGCACCATCCATTTTGGTATCATGGACAGCGTTGAGGACAAGGGTTGGAAACATGGCCAGATCATTGGCATAAAGGTCAAAGAGCGAGAATACTACGTTGATGCATTAGATtatatagaaaaatgtttttgcgAAAACGTACAAGAAATTGCAAGGAAATGTATTCACCCACCTGTTTTTGTTGAAGTGATTTCGAAAGACTCTCAGGAACAAAGATTTGTGGTGGAGGTTGACATTGAACCAACATCCAGTTTAGTAAAGAACAGACTTTTTGAAGTGTATTTGCCGAAATACAATGAAGGCAGCCAGAAGGTGATCCTGACAAAAGATCGAGCTCTCTATCAAAGACTAGGAGCTAAGTCTGAACCTGTAAAGCACAATGATCTAGCTACTTTTATTCAGGGTTTACAAGACAGGGATgctcaaagagaaaaagctgagCTCTCCAGCACAGAAGTACATACAGAAATATCTCAAAATTTGGGAAGAAAGTTATCAATTCTACTAAACGATGGCAAAAGTTATATGGATGATTCCCTACGGTACATCCTTGTCACAAACAGATGTGAAAAGGATAATCTGAACTATATCAACTTTTTAATGCagttaaacattttctgtgtctttgacTTTGATGAAGATTCTAATGTGTCAGGGCTGTACAACAAGTACAAAGAACACCATGCAACAAGGTCTTATTTTTTACAGGATTTTTCCAATGAAAGTAAGACTGGCAACCCTCCCTCTCAGAAACATTTGTGCCTGTTTGATCAGACCAGCTGGATATTCTGCAACGGGCGCAGTGACTTCCTGGGGGATGAAAAACCTTGTGATGAAAATACATGGattagaacaaaaaagaaataccttaAGAAAGCAATCACTTGTATCTGTGACGAAATCCTGCCGAAGCGGTCTTTCATTGTGCTTTTCCTATTGCTATCACCAGTGCAGAAACCACTTGTGGACACTTTTCAGGAATTCTATACAGAGATGAATGGCACAGAGTACATCGTTTGCATTGCAGAGTCCAGAGAAAATTACAGGAAGTGGGCTAATCTAGCTCAGGCGTCCTGCAGCATTGAGACACTAGAACAATGCAGTATTGTGGGTATGAAGCTAAGTCACGTAGATGCCACCATTCAAACGATGCTGCCTTCTACAGCACAACCCAGACATCTGCCAGTTTCCACCAGAGGGCTATGTACATTTCCCTCgctggaagaagagaagctGTTTTCCCTAGAAATCCTTTGTGTAGACCAATGTGATGATATCAAATTAGATCttttgactgaaaaacaaatacaagaaatagAACAAAATTTTTACcgagggagaaaaataatctgggAAAACTTCTGGCTTGCTGATAAAAGACGCTGTGGAGAAATCATTGAACGCGAAGCATGTACAGATGCTAGCAAACTCCTAGATGACATTTTACGAGGAGGCGGACTCAACTATTCTGTAGCTAAACTAAAGATATTTCACCATCCTGGAAGCGGTGGAAGCACAATAGCACGGCAAGTTctatggaaaagaagaaaggacttAAGATGTGCTGTTATCAAAACCTCGTATTCACCTGCAACTGTTTGTGAACATGCACTTGCATTTAGAgattatgaagaaaaagaaatcagtcttTGTCTTCCTGTGCTCCTCCTGATTGAGGATTATGATGAAGACTATTTAGAAGAACTAAGGAATGAGTTAATGGATGCTGTAGCAACCAGGAAAATTAATTCCCCCAGACCTTACTTCATTCTCATGTGCTGTAGACGATCCAATGACCCTGAAAggctctgcagggcttctcCACTGGACACAGTTGCTGTCACTCACAAGCTGACGGACTCAGAGAAAAGTCTGTTCAGAACTAAACttgaaaaactgaagcagaaagatGTCAAGCCAGAATTCATACTTACGTTTGTCCTGATGTGTGAGGAGTTCAATGAAACATATGTGAGAGACTTTGTAGGGCACATACTGCAAGACATAGACCGTTCTTCTCGTGATACATGCTTGATGCGTTATGTGgctttgcttaatttttatgTACCCAATTCTTACGTTTCACTGTCACACTGTGAGGCTTTTCTGGGACTGGGGGTATATACAGAAAGGAAATCAAGAGCATATGGTTTCAAAAGTCACTTGAGTGAACAAGCCAGAATGATTTTTATTGAGCTACGGGAAAGTACCACCTATATTTCATCTGTTCAGATAATACACTGTCTGGTTGCAAAAGAAATTCTGCATCAGCTTTCAGGGAATGAACCTCAAAGCCAACTTGCAATGACTCTTCTTCAGGAAAAGACActctttgaaaacagatttgGACGAGATGAATTCATAAAGTTCATCAGAGATCTATTTATTCGACGTGATAAAAGAAGCAGGGGTGACAATACTGACACTCTTTTCTCCCCATTCATTGAACATGTCTGTAAAGCTGAAGACTGTGAAAAAGCGATAgctgttttaaaagctgcataTGAACTCCTTGGAAAAGATCCTTTTTTTGCCCAGCAGCTTGCCAGACTGCATTACaacaatgaaaaatttaaagatGCGGAATATTGGGCAGGGGTTGCAAAATTTCATTTGCCAAATGATTCTTATATTTTAGATACAGAAGGTCAAGTCTACAGAAAATGGTTTAGTTTCACTGTGGATAAAATGACACAGGAGGACACTCCTGAAAGCATCATTCAAAAGATAGAGATTGCTCTTAAAGCTATGAAATGCTTCAGGGCTGCACAACAGGCTGCAAAAGCAGAACGCGACAGTATGAACAATGCTGGCTATTTTGGAGAAGTCGAAGTAGGATGTCGTCTCCTTAGATTTTTGTCCACAGTCGATGTATTTCACAGAAGTCCAGAGGGGGAATATTCTGAGCTGGTGAAATACCTGATCACAGATTACATTCCTAAAGACATTGAAAAAACATGGGGAAGGCTTCACTCCCGCCTAAAAGGCTTACGCCAGAACCTGTACAATGCTCTGGAATGGATTTCAGAAGACCTAAGTTATTTCCAAACAGATAAAAACcatgagaaggaagaggaagatgaaaaagatgaaaaggaagaacaaattTATAATCCCAGAAAATGGCTAAAAAGACAGTCTGAGGTATATGCCAAGTTCTTCATCTCAACATCACTTATTGAGGACAGCAATGGTGGCCTTGAGAGCCAGCTGATTAGACGCATGAATATTTATAAGAGTGGTGGAGGTAGCGTCACTAATATCCTGTCATTCTTAACAGATAAGAAAGAGAATAGGTCAGCTGAAAAGCTAGAAAACATCCTTAGTTTCTATACAGAAAACCCACTaagggacaggctggaggaCAACGATCTGATCAATTATATTTTGTGCCACATCACATTAGCATGCTTAGCACCAGGATCAGCCAAACTTCTTCCAGCGCAGACTCTTCGTGAGCTCAGCGTAAgattctttaaaggaaaaagaccATTTCCAGCAAGTGCCCATTTTTTGCTCACCTTGCTGTACTGGCCAGATGAGGCATTAGACAAAGAGCCTAATCCAGATAAAGATGAAATTCTAAACTTGGCCCTTCAAACCCTGAAACGTTTATATGACATCAAGATGAAAGATGTTCctaccagaaagaaaagaatctaCACCCACTTTTTTCTGGGAAAGGGTTACGGCTTAGGTAAGATTGTGCACAAAACTAAAATTGATAAATTAATTAGTGGGTCCTTAGATGAGAGGAGAATGAAGTGGCTACATGGGACTGTATGGAATATTGCCAAGATTCGTGACATTCTCAAAAGAGTTTCTGGTTGGACCAAGGACAGAAATTTATTTATACGTGGCCACGTGAAGGCGTTTCCTATCTTGCCACTCCATCGTGACTCAGTGCCccctggaaatgaaaatgtgaccTTTTATTTAGGCTTTTCATTTAATGGTCTTGTTGCTTTCAATATTGAGGTTGAAAATAACCCAACTGTTAGCAGAATACAAGGTATTTAG